Sequence from the Pseudomonadota bacterium genome:
GCGGTGTCCTCGATCCAGATCCCTTCGGCGTGCCGGATCGTCGACGCGCACGGGGACGACAGCGACTGGTGCACGAAGGCGTCCGCATCGCGTGCGAGCAATGCGTCGGTTGCGTCATCGTTGCTGCCGGCGAGCCAGTCGGCCCGGGCGGCGCTGGTGTTGCTCTCGCCCTCGGTGTGCTTCATCAGCCGATCAGTGTGTGTTGCCTCAAGGCCAGGGCAGGGTGTAAGTCTTGACGTTGGTGAAGAACTTCATCGCCTCGAGCACGCCCTCCTTCACGCCGTTGCCGCTGTCCTTGATGCCACCGAAAGGCGACATCTCGATGCGGTAGCCCGGCTGCTCCCAGATGTTCACCGTGCCGACGTTGAGGCCGGTGATGAAGGCCTGGGCGCGCGGCAACGAGTTGGTGCACACGCCGGACGAGAGCCCGAAGGCGGTGCCGTTCGAGATCGCCATGACCGCCGCGTCGTCGTCCGGCACACGCACGATCGGCACGATCGGGCCGAAGGTCTCCTCCATCACGAGCTCCGAATCGTGTGGCACGTGATCGACCACGATCGGCGGCAGCAGCGCGCCCTGGCGGCCCGGGTCGTAGAGCACCTTGGCGCCGCGCTTCTCGGCGTCGTAGACGCGGCGCTCGAAGGTTTCGGCGGCCTGGGCGTGGATCACGCAGCCGAGTTGGGTGTCGGGGTCCATCGGGTCGCCGAAGCGGATCGCCTTAGCCTTTTCGAGGATCATCGGCACGATGCGGTCGGCGACGCTCTCCTGCACCAGGATGCGCTTGACCGCGGTGCAGCGTTGGCCCGAGTTGCCGGTCGCGCCTGCAACCGCGATGGTCGCGGCCTTCTCCAGGTCGGCGTCGTCGAGGTCGTTGAGGATGATCAGCGGGTCGTTGCCGCCGAGTTCGAGCGCGCTGCGCTTGTAGCCGGCTTTGTCGGCGATCATCTTGCCGACCGGCACGCCGCCGGTGAAGGTGATGATGTCGATGTTCGGGTCGGTGACCATCGCGTCACCGATGTCCTTCGGCCACCCGGTGACGATCTGGAACATCTCGGGCGGCAGGCCGGCCTCGTAGAGGATGTCGGCCAGCGTGATGGCGGTGAGCGGCGTGAGTTCGGTTGGTTTGCAGACCACGCAGTTGTTGGTGGCGATGGCCGGGGCGATCTTGTGCGCGACCATATTCAGCGGGTGGTTGAACGGCGTGATCGCGCTGATTGCGCCGACCGGCTCGCGCATCGTGTAGATCTTGCGCGCCTTGCCGTGCGGGGTCAGGTCGCAGGAGAAGATCTGACCGTCGTCGAGGATCGCGAGCTGCCCGGCCAACGTGAAGACGTCGTAGGACCGGCCGGTTTCGTAGAGCGCGTGCTGCTTGCAGATGCCGAGCTCGAGGGTGAGCCAGTGGGCGATGTCCTCGCGCTTCTCGCGAATCAGCTCCGCCGCGCGAAACAGGATCTGCTGACGCTCGTAGCGGGTCAGGGTTGGCGTGTAGTTCTTGGCGATCTCGAAGGCGCGCGCAGCGTGGCTCGCGTCGCCGGCGGGCACGGTCGCGACCACCTCGTCGGTGTAGGGGTAGCGGACCTCGATAACCGCGTCGGTGGTGACCTTCTCGCCACCGATGCGCATGGCTTCAACGCGAATGTCCTGGGTAGTCATGCAGTCGGCTCCAATGCGGCGGCGGTACAGGCGTAGAAAAAGGCGTCGAAGTTGCGGAGCGTCGGTGCATCCGGCACATCGATCACACGGTTGACGATGAACGGCACTTCCTGTTCGGTCAGGCCGCCGTGGCTGCGCAGCGGCTCTTTCAGTGCGGCGAGGTCGTGGCGGTCTGCGCTGGTGCCGATGGTCATGTTCTCGGTGGAGATCATCACCACATCACCGATGCGGTCGGCCGGCAGGTCGTAGCGCGCGACAGCCTCCTCGCGGGTGGTCACCTCGAGCAGCTCGGGCAGGGTCTTGAGCCTGGCCATGACATCGTCGCGGTCCGCGCCGTCCGGCAGGTAGGCGGTGGCGAAGGAACCGAGGGCACCGTGGTGCACGACGTAAGGGTCGGTGATCGGCAGGATCACGCGGGCGGCGGCGGTGCCGAGCCAGTCGTCGAGCCGGTCCTGGATGTAGATCACGGCCGGGTCGCCGTTGGCGTCGTGCTTGGGTTTCATGCCGTGGTCGGCGGTGACGACGATGGCCGCACCGAGCGCGTCGAGCTCACCGAGGTAGCGGTCGAACATCGCATAGAAGTCTTTCGCGCCTTGCTCGTCCGGGGCGAACTTGTGCTGGATGTAGTCGGTGGTCGAGAGGTACATGATGTCGGGTGACCACTCGCGCAGCAGTTTCATGCCGGCGGCAAACACGAACTCGGAGAGGTCTGCGGAGTACACCTCCGGCACCGGCATGCCGAGCCAGTCGCTGGCGTTGTCGATGCCGTGCTCGGCGACCGTGGTGTTGCCCGAGCGCTCCGAGGAAAAGGCGATGGCGCGGTCCTCGTCGAAACGTAAGCCCGAACCCAGTAGTGCACGCAGCTTGTCCTTGGCCGTGACCATCGCGACGCGCGCACCGGCCTCGTAGAACTTCGAGAACACCGTCGGTGCGCGCAGGAAGCGCACGTCGTTCATCATCACCTCTTCGCCGGTGTCCGGGTCGAACAGGAAATTGCCGCAGATGCCGTGTACGGCGGGCGGCTGCCCAGTCGCGATCGAGAGGTTGTTCGGGTTGGTGAACGAGGGGATCACCGAGTGCGCCAGGCGGTCGGTGCCGTCGGCGCGGATGCGCGCGAGGTGCGGCATCAGCCCCTCGGCGATGGCAACTTCGAGGTAGGCGGGTTCGCAGCCGTCGAGGCAGATGGCCACGGCGCAGGTGGTGGGCGCGGCGTAGGTGCGGTCGTTGGCGGTGACGTCTTGCATGGCGGTTCCAGAGAAAACGGGTTCAGGCGACGAGTTTCTTGCGCTCTTCGAGCGCGTCGGCGGGCGGTGCGGCAGAGCGAACGCCCATCTCGGCGAGGGCGTCTTCGGCGGCGGTGACCACGCGCGTCATGATGTGGTGGTCCATCTGTCCGATGCACCCCACGCGGAAACTGTCGACCACGGTGAGCTTGCCCGGGTAGATGATAAAGCCTCGCGCCTTCATTGCGGCGTAGAAGGCCTGAAAGTCGAAGGCCGGGTCGCCCGGGCAGAAGAAGGTGACGATGATCGGCGACAGCCAGTGCTCGGACAGCAGGGTCTCGAAGCCGAGCCTGCGGAAGCCCGCGACGAGTGTGTCCCGGTTGCGCGTGTAGCGCGCGAGCCGGGCGGGCGCACCGCCCTCGGCCCGGTGCAGCGCGAGGGCCTGCATGAACGCCGCCACCGTGTGCGTCGGCGGGGTGAAGCGCCACTGGCCGCTCGTCTCCATGATGGCCCACTGGGCGTGCACGTCGAGCGACAGCGAGTGGCTGTTGCCCTTGGCGGCGGTAATCGCCTCGCTGCGGGCGATAACGAAGCCGAAGCCCGGCACGCCCTCGATGCATTTGTTGGCCGAGGAGGTGAAGGCCGTGCAGTGGAGCGCGGCCGGGTCGAGTGGCAGGGCCCCAAAGGCCGACATCGAGTCGATCAGCAGCGCGCGGCCCGCCGCGTGGGTGGCCTCGGCGATCTCCTCGATCGGGTTCAGGATGCCGGAGGATGTCTCGCAGTGGATCGCGAGCACGTGGGTGATCGCCGGGTCGGCCGCAAGGATCGCTGCCACCTCATCGCCGCGCGGGGGCAGGTAGTCGCCCTTGTCGAGCAGGTGCAGGCCGCGTCCGAGGACTTCGAGCGTCTGTGCTGCGCGCAACCCGTACGCACCGTTGGCGAGCACCAGCACCTTGCCGTCGCGCGGCACGAAGCTGCCGAGCATGGCCTCGACGCAGTAGGAACCCGAGCCCTGAATCGGCACGCAGTCGTAGTCGCCGTTCGTGTGGCCGGCGATCTCCAGCAGCGCGGTGCGCATCGCGCGGGTCATCGCGCGAAAATCGTCGTCCCAGCTGCCCCAGTCGGTCAACATCGCGGCCTTGACCTCGGCGGCTGTGGTCAGCGGGCCCGGGGTGAGCAAGAAGGGTTCGCCCCGGGCGGGGTCTGGCAGTGGCGTGGTCATACACGGGTGCTCAGCTAGGCGGGCCGGGAGGCCGCGTGCATCGGCATTGTAGTGTCTGGGCAACCCGTCAGTGAACCGATCCGCTGTGACCGGGTGATGACGCGCCGTCTCGGCGTGCGTTGGCGTTGCAACACGCAGGTGTGAGCTGCAGCCCTGTCCCTTGAAACACACT
This genomic interval carries:
- the phnY gene encoding phosphonoacetaldehyde dehydrogenase is translated as MTTQDIRVEAMRIGGEKVTTDAVIEVRYPYTDEVVATVPAGDASHAARAFEIAKNYTPTLTRYERQQILFRAAELIREKREDIAHWLTLELGICKQHALYETGRSYDVFTLAGQLAILDDGQIFSCDLTPHGKARKIYTMREPVGAISAITPFNHPLNMVAHKIAPAIATNNCVVCKPTELTPLTAITLADILYEAGLPPEMFQIVTGWPKDIGDAMVTDPNIDIITFTGGVPVGKMIADKAGYKRSALELGGNDPLIILNDLDDADLEKAATIAVAGATGNSGQRCTAVKRILVQESVADRIVPMILEKAKAIRFGDPMDPDTQLGCVIHAQAAETFERRVYDAEKRGAKVLYDPGRQGALLPPIVVDHVPHDSELVMEETFGPIVPIVRVPDDDAAVMAISNGTAFGLSSGVCTNSLPRAQAFITGLNVGTVNIWEQPGYRIEMSPFGGIKDSGNGVKEGVLEAMKFFTNVKTYTLPWP
- the phnA gene encoding phosphonoacetate hydrolase, which encodes MQDVTANDRTYAAPTTCAVAICLDGCEPAYLEVAIAEGLMPHLARIRADGTDRLAHSVIPSFTNPNNLSIATGQPPAVHGICGNFLFDPDTGEEVMMNDVRFLRAPTVFSKFYEAGARVAMVTAKDKLRALLGSGLRFDEDRAIAFSSERSGNTTVAEHGIDNASDWLGMPVPEVYSADLSEFVFAAGMKLLREWSPDIMYLSTTDYIQHKFAPDEQGAKDFYAMFDRYLGELDALGAAIVVTADHGMKPKHDANGDPAVIYIQDRLDDWLGTAAARVILPITDPYVVHHGALGSFATAYLPDGADRDDVMARLKTLPELLEVTTREEAVARYDLPADRIGDVVMISTENMTIGTSADRHDLAALKEPLRSHGGLTEQEVPFIVNRVIDVPDAPTLRNFDAFFYACTAAALEPTA
- a CDS encoding 2-aminoethylphosphonate--pyruvate transaminase, encoding MTTPLPDPARGEPFLLTPGPLTTAAEVKAAMLTDWGSWDDDFRAMTRAMRTALLEIAGHTNGDYDCVPIQGSGSYCVEAMLGSFVPRDGKVLVLANGAYGLRAAQTLEVLGRGLHLLDKGDYLPPRGDEVAAILAADPAITHVLAIHCETSSGILNPIEEIAEATHAAGRALLIDSMSAFGALPLDPAALHCTAFTSSANKCIEGVPGFGFVIARSEAITAAKGNSHSLSLDVHAQWAIMETSGQWRFTPPTHTVAAFMQALALHRAEGGAPARLARYTRNRDTLVAGFRRLGFETLLSEHWLSPIIVTFFCPGDPAFDFQAFYAAMKARGFIIYPGKLTVVDSFRVGCIGQMDHHIMTRVVTAAEDALAEMGVRSAAPPADALEERKKLVA